TTAGAATAGAGATTAACCATTAAGTCATGAGAAATATAGTCCTCACTCATGTCAACAAAATCTATATCCTTTGCCCATGTAACCTTACTTTCTTCGCCTCTTGATACGACACCATATATTACATGGACTCCATCAATAGTAACAGTCATATATCTTTCTTTTTTCTCAGATAAATATCTTTCTATTCTCCTATGTGTAACTAATTCCTTAAAAGGATTATTTCTTCCAAAATATATTCCTTTTACTACAACTCCTCTATTAATAGCATTATATAAAGAATGATAAATATCATTTATTTCTTCTTCCCATATTGAAAGAGAGATTCTTTTCGTAGCATCTGATATCAATAAATTTAAATAATCAATTACTTTATTTCTTCCCTTAATAACAATTAACTTATTATCGCTATTTTCCTCTGAATAAATATTATCAGTATATTGCTCAATATTATCTAGCACGTTATCAAAGTTCTGCTTAAATTTTTTTATTAGCAATTTAGGATTAAGGGGTTGATAATAAGTATTTTTATCATCCTTTTCTTCAAATACTATCTGTTTATTTTTAAGGTTTTCTAATACCTCATATATCCTCGATCTTGGAATACCTGACTTCTTACTTAAGGTATAACCATTAACTGGATAATATTCTAGAAGATTTAAATATGCTTTAATCTCATATTCACTTAAGCCAAGCATCTTCATATCTTCAATAATTCCTATATTCTTATTCATAAATTTTGTTCACCTATCCTTTTGAGCTTTTATTTAACTTATAATTAACCTCAAAATCATTAATATTTACACATGTAACGCTATATATTTTTTATTTATTCTTAGGTAAAACAGAATATGTAGTTACTTTAGTAACTACTATTAGTTGTTATTATAGTAGCTACTAAA
The sequence above is a segment of the Gottschalkia purinilytica genome. Coding sequences within it:
- a CDS encoding TrmB family transcriptional regulator, whose product is MNKNIGIIEDMKMLGLSEYEIKAYLNLLEYYPVNGYTLSKKSGIPRSRIYEVLENLKNKQIVFEEKDDKNTYYQPLNPKLLIKKFKQNFDNVLDNIEQYTDNIYSEENSDNKLIVIKGRNKVIDYLNLLISDATKRISLSIWEEEINDIYHSLYNAINRGVVVKGIYFGRNNPFKELVTHRRIERYLSEKKERYMTVTIDGVHVIYGVVSRGEESKVTWAKDIDFVDMSEDYISHDLMVNLYSNKLSKNEREEYENFLDNVRKEYFNYTEEEFNNFK